Proteins from a single region of Engystomops pustulosus chromosome 5, aEngPut4.maternal, whole genome shotgun sequence:
- the EIF1B gene encoding eukaryotic translation initiation factor 1b yields MSSIQNLNSFDPFADATKGDDLLPAGTEDYIHIRIQQRNGRKTLTTVQGIADDYDKKKLVKAFKKKFACNGTVIEHPEYGEVIQLQGDQRKNICQFLMEIGIVKEEQLKVHGF; encoded by the exons CG ACCCCTTTGCTGATGCAACTAAGGGTGACGACTTACTCCCGGCAGGGACTGAAGATTATATCCATATAAGAATTCAACAACGAAACGGCAGAAAGACTCTGACCACTGTACAGGGTATTGCAGATGATTACGACAAAAAGAAACTTGTAAAAGCTTTCAAGAAG AAATTTGCCTGTAATGGTACTGTGATTGAACATCCAGAGTACGGTGAAGTCATTCAACTCCAGGGAGACCAGAGGAAAAACATCTGTCAGTTTCTTATGGAA ATTGGCATTGTGAAGGAAGAACAGCTGAAGGTCCATGGTTTCTGA